The Triticum aestivum cultivar Chinese Spring chromosome 3A, IWGSC CS RefSeq v2.1, whole genome shotgun sequence genome includes a region encoding these proteins:
- the LOC123058975 gene encoding cysteine proteinase EP-B 2-like yields the protein MDNAFEYIKSNGGLITEAAYPYRAAQGTCNVARAAQNSPVVVHIDGHQDVPANSEEALAQAVANQPVSVAVEASGKAFMFYSEGIFTGSCGTELDHGVAVVGYGVAEDGKAYWTVKNSWGPSWGEQGYIRVEKDSGAAGGLCGIAMEASYPVKTDSKPKPTPRRALGAWESQ from the coding sequence ATGGACAACGCCTTCGAGTACATCAAGAGCAACGGCGGGCTCATCACCGAGGCTGCCTACCCGTACCGCGCCGCCCAAGGCACCTGCAACGTCGCGAGAGCGGCCCAGAATTCCCCCGTGGTGGTGCACATCGACGGGCACCAGGACGTGCCGGCCAACAGCGAGGAGGCGCTGGCCCAGGCGGTGGCGAACCAGCCCGTGTCCGTGGCCGTCGAGGCCAGCGGGAAGGCGTTCATGTTCTACTCCGAGGGGATCTTCACCGGCAGCTGCGGCACGGAGCTGGACCACGGCGTCGCGGTGGTCGGGTACGGCGTGGCAGAGGACGGCAAGGCGTACTGGACGGTGAAGAACTCGTGGGGGCCGTCGTGGGGGGAGCAGGGCTACATCAGGGTGGAGAAGGATTCCGGCGCCGCGGGCGGGCTCTGCGGCATCGCCATGGAGGCGTCCTACCCCGTCAAGACCGACAGCAAGCCCAAGCCCACGCCCAGGCGCGCGCTCGGCGCCTGGGAGTCGCAGTGA